One window from the genome of Aquabacterium sp. A3 encodes:
- a CDS encoding SH3 domain-containing protein produces MSFICGMGHAVGQRRAHSGAYMPLARAALTALIMAATLLSGPQAHAAERVSISRDQVNLRSGPGTNHPAEWVLSKGYPLQVVQRRGSWLKVRDFEGDQGWVYRSLTNKTPHHVVKAERANLRKGPGTQHARITTLNQGEVLRTRQKTARWVKVETTDGLSGWVARSLLWGW; encoded by the coding sequence ATGTCGTTCATCTGCGGCATGGGCCACGCCGTGGGCCAGCGCCGCGCTCACTCAGGAGCCTACATGCCACTGGCACGAGCCGCACTCACCGCATTGATCATGGCCGCCACCTTGCTGAGCGGCCCCCAGGCCCACGCGGCCGAGCGAGTGAGCATTTCCAGGGACCAGGTCAACCTGCGATCCGGTCCAGGCACCAACCACCCTGCAGAATGGGTGTTGTCCAAAGGCTACCCCTTGCAGGTGGTCCAGCGTCGGGGCTCGTGGCTGAAGGTGCGCGATTTTGAAGGTGATCAGGGCTGGGTGTACCGATCACTCACCAACAAGACTCCCCACCACGTGGTCAAGGCCGAACGTGCCAACCTGCGCAAAGGCCCCGGCACCCAACACGCGCGCATCACCACCTTGAACCAGGGCGAGGTGCTGCGCACACGCCAAAAAACAGCGCGCTGGGTGAAGGTGGAGACCACCGATGGGCTGTCAGGCTGGGTGGCGCGTTCCCTGCTGTGGGGCTGGTGA
- the yjgA gene encoding ribosome biogenesis factor YjgA, giving the protein MNRSHQPPVLAVDDDGGRPSRSALKRESHALQSLGEQLLTLPDSHLNDLAMPDRLREAILDCKKMKLGEGRRRQMQFIGKLMRDADPEPLREAVAAFELGHARNALALHQAERWRADLISEDKDALGRWLEVHPDCDVQRLRTLIRNARKDAAATPEQRNGRAYRELFQFIKEAQAQAQAQARAPDAAPLSDGEVDES; this is encoded by the coding sequence ATGAACCGATCACATCAACCCCCTGTACTCGCTGTCGACGACGACGGCGGCCGCCCCAGCCGTAGCGCGCTCAAGCGTGAAAGTCACGCCTTGCAAAGCCTGGGAGAGCAACTGCTGACGCTACCGGACAGCCATCTGAATGACCTGGCCATGCCGGATCGGCTGAGGGAGGCCATCCTGGACTGCAAGAAAATGAAGCTCGGCGAAGGCCGCCGCCGCCAGATGCAGTTCATTGGCAAGTTGATGCGCGATGCAGACCCCGAACCTCTGCGTGAGGCCGTCGCCGCGTTCGAGTTGGGCCATGCGCGCAATGCCCTGGCGCTTCACCAGGCCGAACGCTGGCGCGCCGACCTGATCAGCGAAGACAAGGATGCACTGGGGCGCTGGCTGGAAGTGCACCCAGACTGCGATGTACAGAGATTGCGCACCCTGATACGCAACGCTCGCAAAGACGCCGCCGCCACACCGGAGCAGCGCAATGGCCGGGCGTATCGCGAGTTGTTCCAGTTCATCAAGGAGGCGCAGGCCCAAGCTCAGGCCCAGGCACGTGCGCCGGATGCAGCACCCCTTTCAGATGGGGAGGTTGATGAGTCATGA
- a CDS encoding SDR family oxidoreductase, which produces MSNTLNLSNPFDLTGKVALVTGSSRGIGEAVARLLAAQGAHVIISSRKAEPCEAVAASIRAAGGKASVLACHIGEMAQIDATFEAIDKEFGRLDILVNNAATNPYFGHITDTDLGAFQKTVDVNIRGYFFMCARGAKLMARQGGGSIINVASVNGVIPGMAQGIYSITKAAVISMTHAFAKECAPLKVRVNALLPGATDTKFASALTANEMILKTVLAHVPMNRVADPSEMAGAVLYLASDAASYTTGTCLNVDGGYLLA; this is translated from the coding sequence ATGAGCAACACACTGAATCTGAGCAACCCGTTTGACCTGACCGGCAAGGTCGCGCTGGTCACTGGATCGAGCCGCGGCATTGGTGAGGCCGTTGCGCGTTTGCTGGCCGCCCAAGGCGCTCACGTCATCATTTCCAGCCGCAAGGCAGAGCCTTGCGAAGCCGTGGCTGCCTCCATTCGCGCGGCTGGCGGAAAGGCCTCGGTGCTGGCCTGCCACATTGGCGAGATGGCGCAGATCGACGCGACGTTTGAGGCCATTGACAAAGAGTTTGGTCGGCTGGACATCCTGGTCAACAATGCTGCCACCAACCCATACTTTGGCCACATCACCGACACCGACCTGGGCGCTTTCCAGAAGACGGTGGATGTCAACATCCGTGGTTATTTCTTCATGTGCGCCCGTGGCGCCAAGCTGATGGCCAGGCAAGGCGGCGGCTCCATCATCAATGTGGCATCGGTCAATGGCGTGATCCCTGGCATGGCCCAAGGCATTTACTCCATCACCAAGGCGGCAGTGATCTCGATGACGCACGCGTTTGCCAAAGAGTGTGCACCTTTGAAAGTGCGTGTGAACGCCTTGTTGCCAGGGGCCACCGACACCAAGTTCGCCTCGGCGCTGACCGCCAACGAGATGATCCTCAAGACCGTGCTGGCCCATGTGCCAATGAACCGTGTGGCCGATCCTTCAGAGATGGCCGGTGCGGTGCTGTACCTGGCCTCGGATGCCGCCAGTTACACCACGGGCACCTGCCTCAACGTGGATGGCGGCTACCTGCTGGCCTGA
- a CDS encoding phosphotransferase family protein produces the protein MSESDNNTLIDQAVQVRSGEELDVTKVTAFLLGQGLNLEGEPGLKQFPGGASNLTYLLSYANVDLILRRPPFGHIAKSAHDVVREAEIMRKLKPVYPRVPVIHAICEDASVIGAPFYVMERLVGNIPRQNLSPELGLDEPKTRQLCLNVLDTLIDLHKLDPKAAGLDTLGKGEGYVARQVEGWTKRYRAARTDDVGDFESVMAWLAAKQPAQEVAIRLIHNDFRFDNVVLDVSDPLNVIGVLDWEMATLGDPLMDLGSSLAYWVQADDDMFMKGSRRQPTNAKGMLTREEVIRYYAEKTGFSVDNFDFYTVYGLFRLAGIAQQIYKRFKEGHARNPVFATFGPFVSYLEQRCLGIIAQSTL, from the coding sequence GTGAGCGAATCAGACAACAACACATTGATTGACCAGGCCGTGCAGGTGCGCAGTGGCGAAGAGCTGGACGTCACGAAGGTCACGGCCTTCCTGCTGGGGCAGGGGCTGAACCTGGAGGGTGAGCCTGGGCTCAAGCAGTTCCCCGGCGGCGCCTCGAACCTCACGTACTTGCTGAGTTACGCCAACGTCGACCTGATCCTGCGTCGCCCGCCTTTTGGGCACATTGCCAAGTCGGCCCACGACGTCGTTCGCGAGGCCGAGATCATGCGCAAGCTCAAGCCGGTCTACCCCAGGGTGCCGGTCATCCACGCCATCTGCGAAGACGCCAGCGTGATCGGTGCGCCTTTCTACGTGATGGAGCGACTGGTGGGCAACATTCCACGTCAGAACCTCTCGCCCGAGTTGGGGTTGGACGAGCCCAAGACTCGTCAGTTGTGCCTCAATGTGCTTGACACCTTGATTGACCTGCACAAGCTGGACCCCAAGGCCGCCGGCCTCGACACGCTGGGCAAGGGCGAGGGCTATGTCGCACGCCAGGTGGAGGGCTGGACCAAGCGCTACCGAGCAGCCCGTACCGACGATGTCGGTGATTTTGAGTCGGTGATGGCGTGGCTGGCTGCCAAGCAGCCAGCGCAGGAAGTGGCCATCCGGCTCATTCACAACGACTTCCGGTTTGACAACGTCGTGCTCGATGTGAGCGATCCGTTGAATGTCATTGGGGTGCTGGATTGGGAAATGGCCACCTTGGGTGACCCGCTGATGGACCTGGGCAGCTCACTGGCGTATTGGGTTCAGGCCGACGACGACATGTTCATGAAGGGTTCGCGACGCCAACCCACCAATGCCAAAGGCATGCTCACGCGGGAAGAGGTGATCCGGTATTACGCCGAAAAGACCGGTTTCAGCGTGGACAACTTTGACTTCTACACGGTGTATGGCCTGTTCCGACTGGCCGGCATTGCGCAGCAGATTTACAAGCGATTCAAGGAAGGCCACGCCCGCAACCCTGTCTTCGCCACCTTTGGCCCGTTTGTGAGTTACCTGGAGCAACGGTGCCTGGGCATCATCGCCCAGTCGACGCTGTGA
- a CDS encoding family 43 glycosylhydrolase — MLELTRWAILAVLWVLVPLRADALPLSDFESTLDGWVVLGQPGSVTRVSGKGQARRGQGALAYRYEVREGAVQVLLSPLQGASLVGAQSLTLSVKVSELTTVLLSLEEQGGGRWTVPAVVVPGAWNDLKIPLSALVLARGADDPVDPNGRLDLERVRQISVLDAAAMLVARSERMARMFSVPLGERQMLLDDIGFSKEAAGAATQPGAGDASSVRRIDRLAQAGFGGMALGINDLRRASTSGADQVVMTYPKGPGLVMTWMQPVSPGTFRSGDTVRLTLGASMATELVFKAEQANGDKFETRLNVAASESPQTLSVTLADLERSDDSGSRRSQARPEEINQIVLMDAGGWFASKGVNRLSLWAMSAQGGAAPAANTQARNDEGSATAVPTAQVRTPGWSTWTKRSQPIHSGPYSLVGDPSVIKDGQRYRMYYTCFDPRRKGPAICQATSEHGYDWTDVQVSKPVPGLMIEARPGRWDDAHETPYAMKYRGTYFLYFVGYRDKGGFAKSFPAYLGLATSTDGVHFTREDEPIVKTTPQGYDNDAVFSPSIVPYQGELVMIYTGHCWTNCPKGKGVFLMAATSSDGKNWVKRPAPILDKKALPAEVKDGAAESEIVLGPDGMYYLFMSWLYGNGTHDIGVARSASPFGPWVVNPLPIVKRPAEQKGFDDVGPIAPSVLIEDGKVRMWFHGFSKRKSIEIGYAQAPWPLKLPP, encoded by the coding sequence ATGCTTGAATTGACGCGTTGGGCCATCCTGGCCGTGCTGTGGGTCTTGGTGCCGTTGCGGGCGGATGCGCTGCCACTGAGCGACTTTGAGTCCACCCTGGATGGCTGGGTGGTGCTGGGTCAGCCAGGCAGCGTGACCCGCGTCAGCGGTAAAGGCCAGGCCAGGCGTGGTCAAGGCGCGTTGGCCTACCGCTATGAGGTTCGTGAAGGCGCCGTGCAGGTCCTCCTGAGCCCTCTTCAAGGGGCTTCATTGGTCGGTGCTCAGTCGCTGACACTGTCGGTCAAGGTGTCTGAGTTGACCACGGTGCTGCTGTCCCTGGAAGAGCAGGGCGGTGGTCGGTGGACTGTGCCTGCCGTGGTCGTGCCAGGCGCCTGGAATGACCTGAAGATTCCCTTGAGTGCCTTGGTGCTGGCGCGTGGGGCCGATGACCCGGTCGACCCCAATGGACGGCTGGACCTGGAGCGGGTGCGCCAGATCAGCGTGCTGGATGCGGCGGCAATGCTGGTGGCCCGCTCGGAGCGCATGGCCCGCATGTTCAGTGTGCCGCTGGGCGAGCGACAGATGTTGCTCGATGACATCGGCTTCAGCAAAGAGGCTGCCGGGGCGGCCACGCAGCCTGGTGCGGGCGATGCATCCAGCGTCAGGCGCATTGACCGCCTGGCGCAAGCTGGTTTTGGCGGCATGGCCTTGGGCATCAATGACCTCCGCAGGGCATCGACCTCGGGTGCTGATCAGGTGGTCATGACCTATCCCAAAGGTCCGGGGCTGGTGATGACCTGGATGCAGCCCGTGAGCCCTGGAACGTTTCGGTCGGGCGACACCGTGCGCCTGACACTGGGCGCCAGCATGGCCACCGAGTTGGTGTTCAAGGCTGAACAGGCCAACGGCGACAAATTTGAAACCCGCCTGAACGTCGCGGCCAGTGAATCGCCGCAAACGCTCAGCGTGACGCTGGCCGACCTGGAGCGCAGCGACGACAGCGGCTCTCGGCGATCCCAGGCGCGGCCTGAAGAGATCAACCAGATCGTGTTGATGGATGCGGGGGGATGGTTCGCCTCCAAGGGGGTCAACCGGCTGAGCTTGTGGGCCATGAGCGCGCAAGGCGGGGCTGCACCGGCTGCCAACACACAGGCCCGCAACGATGAGGGTTCGGCCACGGCGGTGCCGACCGCCCAGGTGCGAACCCCGGGGTGGTCGACATGGACCAAACGATCTCAGCCCATTCATTCCGGGCCTTACTCGCTGGTGGGTGACCCCAGTGTGATCAAGGACGGGCAACGCTACCGCATGTACTACACCTGCTTTGATCCGCGTCGCAAAGGCCCGGCCATCTGCCAGGCCACGTCGGAGCATGGCTATGACTGGACGGATGTGCAGGTCTCCAAACCCGTGCCCGGTTTGATGATCGAAGCGCGGCCAGGGCGTTGGGATGATGCGCATGAGACGCCCTACGCCATGAAGTACCGTGGCACCTACTTCTTGTACTTTGTGGGGTACCGCGACAAGGGAGGATTTGCCAAGTCGTTCCCCGCCTATCTGGGTTTGGCCACTTCCACGGACGGGGTTCACTTCACACGGGAGGATGAGCCCATTGTCAAAACCACGCCCCAGGGTTACGACAATGACGCAGTGTTCAGCCCCAGCATCGTGCCCTATCAGGGAGAGCTGGTGATGATTTACACAGGGCACTGCTGGACCAACTGCCCCAAGGGCAAGGGCGTGTTCTTGATGGCCGCCACGTCGAGCGATGGAAAAAACTGGGTCAAGCGGCCTGCTCCGATTCTGGACAAAAAGGCCTTGCCCGCCGAGGTCAAGGATGGTGCTGCTGAATCAGAGATCGTGCTGGGGCCCGATGGCATGTACTACCTGTTCATGAGCTGGCTGTACGGCAATGGAACCCACGACATCGGTGTGGCCCGGTCTGCCAGTCCGTTCGGCCCCTGGGTGGTCAATCCCCTGCCCATCGTGAAACGGCCTGCCGAGCAAAAAGGTTTTGATGACGTGGGGCCCATCGCGCCTTCCGTGCTGATCGAGGACGGCAAGGTCCGCATGTGGTTTCATGGGTTCAGCAAGCGCAAGTCCATTGAAATCGGCTACGCGCAAGCCCCATGGCCACTCAAACTGCCGCCGTGA
- a CDS encoding UDP-glucuronic acid decarboxylase family protein, with protein sequence MAPRKAPLAGVPRRTLVTGGAGFVGSHLCERLLARGEQVVCLDDFSSGSRANVAHLLAHPAFSLIEHDVIQPIDLDVTHVFNLACPASPPQYQLDPVRTFYTSVLGMMNILNLAQRHGCRVLQASTSEVYGDPLVHPQPERYWGHVNPIGLRSCYDEGKRAAETMLFDHHRQYAVDIKVARIFNTYGPRMHPHDGRVVSNFIRQALCNEPITIYGEGRQTRSFCYVDDLVDGLVRLMDSPAGITGPINLGNPQEFTMLELATEVISQTGASSRLVFEPLPSDDPRQRRPDIALAQSELGWQPRVRLDEGVAKTIAHFRQVLGVDQARDGSAIAPVPEGPWSAGLVMQGV encoded by the coding sequence ATGGCACCACGCAAAGCACCTTTGGCCGGGGTACCCCGGCGAACCCTCGTCACCGGAGGCGCAGGTTTCGTGGGGTCCCACCTGTGCGAGCGCTTGCTCGCCCGTGGTGAACAGGTGGTTTGTCTGGATGACTTTTCCAGCGGTTCGCGTGCCAATGTGGCTCACTTGCTGGCGCATCCAGCCTTTTCTTTGATTGAACACGATGTCATCCAGCCCATTGATCTGGATGTGACCCATGTGTTCAACCTGGCCTGCCCGGCCTCTCCACCGCAATACCAACTCGATCCGGTACGGACCTTCTACACCTCGGTGCTGGGGATGATGAACATCCTCAACCTGGCGCAACGGCATGGTTGCCGTGTGCTGCAGGCCTCGACCAGCGAGGTCTATGGTGACCCGCTGGTGCACCCCCAACCTGAGCGCTACTGGGGCCATGTCAACCCGATCGGCCTTCGATCTTGTTATGACGAGGGCAAGCGAGCAGCAGAGACCATGCTGTTCGACCACCACCGCCAGTATGCGGTGGACATCAAGGTGGCCCGAATCTTCAACACCTACGGCCCTCGCATGCATCCTCATGACGGCCGGGTGGTTTCCAACTTCATTCGCCAGGCCTTGTGCAACGAACCCATCACCATCTATGGTGAAGGGCGTCAAACCCGTTCGTTCTGTTATGTCGATGACCTGGTGGATGGACTCGTCCGGCTGATGGACTCGCCCGCAGGGATCACAGGGCCGATCAATCTCGGCAATCCCCAAGAGTTCACCATGCTGGAGCTGGCCACCGAGGTGATCTCCCAGACCGGAGCCTCCTCCCGCTTGGTCTTTGAGCCCTTGCCGTCGGATGACCCCAGACAGCGCCGCCCGGACATCGCCCTGGCCCAGTCCGAACTGGGGTGGCAGCCTCGTGTGCGGCTGGATGAGGGTGTGGCCAAGACCATCGCGCACTTTCGGCAAGTGCTCGGCGTGGACCAGGCTCGAGATGGTTCTGCCATCGCGCCCGTGCCCGAGGGACCTTGGTCTGCCGGGCTGGTCATGCAGGGGGTGTGA
- the cysE gene encoding serine O-acetyltransferase has translation MFFARLREDIACILERDPAARTAWEVLTCYPGLHALGFHRAAHWCWTHGLKWLGRWISHWGRFLTGIEIHPGARVGRRVFIDHGMGVVVGETAEIGDDCTIYQGVTLGGTSLSKGAKRHPTLGRGVIVGANAQVLGGFTVGDGARVGSNAVVTKPVPPNATAVGNPARIIVAKQQVLDEKQAEREAVAARMGFSAYGVTEGDDPLSQALRGLIDHAAGHEHQIAQLWRAVEKLASCAESELGRDCMPDDARTTEQFDADGLNRLVK, from the coding sequence ATGTTCTTTGCCCGTTTGCGAGAAGACATCGCCTGCATCCTTGAGCGTGATCCCGCCGCACGCACGGCCTGGGAGGTGCTGACGTGCTATCCCGGGCTGCACGCCCTGGGATTCCATCGCGCTGCCCACTGGTGCTGGACCCATGGCCTGAAGTGGCTGGGCAGATGGATTTCCCATTGGGGGCGCTTCCTCACAGGCATCGAGATCCATCCTGGGGCTCGGGTCGGCAGGCGCGTGTTCATCGACCATGGCATGGGCGTGGTCGTGGGCGAAACCGCAGAGATCGGCGACGACTGCACCATTTACCAAGGTGTCACTCTCGGGGGCACGTCGCTGTCCAAAGGGGCCAAACGGCATCCCACCTTGGGTCGCGGGGTGATCGTGGGGGCCAACGCTCAGGTGCTGGGTGGTTTCACCGTGGGCGATGGCGCGCGGGTGGGCTCGAACGCGGTGGTGACCAAACCGGTGCCCCCCAATGCAACGGCCGTGGGCAACCCTGCGCGCATCATCGTGGCCAAGCAGCAGGTGCTGGACGAGAAGCAGGCCGAACGCGAAGCCGTGGCGGCCCGCATGGGCTTTTCAGCCTATGGCGTGACAGAGGGCGATGATCCGCTGTCCCAGGCCCTGCGAGGGCTCATTGACCACGCTGCGGGGCACGAGCATCAAATTGCGCAACTGTGGCGGGCCGTCGAAAAACTGGCCTCTTGTGCGGAAAGTGAACTGGGCCGTGACTGCATGCCAGACGACGCCCGCACCACCGAACAGTTTGACGCGGATGGCCTCAACCGATTGGTGAAGTAG
- a CDS encoding FkbM family methyltransferase: protein MGNSVWPDVLLRWLGHQRWLRYGVRRRVLTWLVDPAKAPDRPFEAQFAGFVYPGNLRRWIDWMVYFEGGYELDELELMRTLMQGRPEPIALDIGANVGHHTLYLASFCHQVHAFEPYDAVGRCIDEKIARNQLQHITVHRVGLGETDQELEYFAPQGHNIGTGSFVPGHEASNNVLMGRLRLVHADPYLDALHLPRIDLIKIDVEGFEMSVIRGLTNTLQRHRPVIVMELADATRASFKTAREFLSHFPTGYRVDEVRSMRHHWGVLGRRGCVLVKPDFGAAAKPGHYMNLLLRPDA from the coding sequence ATGGGCAATTCTGTTTGGCCAGATGTCTTGCTGCGGTGGCTGGGGCACCAGCGCTGGCTGCGCTATGGCGTTCGCCGTCGTGTGCTGACGTGGCTGGTGGACCCCGCCAAGGCGCCTGATCGCCCGTTCGAGGCGCAGTTTGCAGGCTTCGTCTACCCGGGCAACCTGCGACGCTGGATCGACTGGATGGTGTATTTCGAGGGTGGCTACGAACTCGACGAACTGGAGTTGATGCGCACGCTCATGCAGGGGCGGCCCGAGCCCATCGCGCTGGACATTGGGGCCAACGTGGGGCACCACACCTTGTACCTGGCTTCTTTTTGTCATCAGGTGCACGCCTTTGAGCCCTATGACGCGGTCGGGCGCTGCATCGACGAGAAGATCGCGCGCAACCAGCTTCAACACATCACCGTACACCGGGTGGGCCTGGGTGAGACCGATCAGGAGCTGGAGTATTTTGCGCCCCAGGGGCACAACATCGGCACCGGCAGCTTCGTGCCCGGGCACGAGGCATCCAACAATGTGTTGATGGGGCGTTTGCGACTGGTGCACGCAGATCCTTACCTGGATGCCCTGCATCTGCCGCGAATCGATCTCATCAAGATCGATGTCGAGGGGTTTGAAATGTCGGTCATTCGCGGATTGACCAATACCTTGCAGCGCCATCGTCCGGTGATCGTGATGGAGTTGGCCGATGCCACGCGCGCATCGTTCAAGACGGCCCGCGAGTTTCTGAGCCACTTTCCGACGGGCTACCGCGTTGACGAGGTGCGCTCGATGAGGCACCACTGGGGGGTGCTGGGCCGCCGGGGTTGTGTGCTGGTCAAGCCAGACTTCGGCGCCGCGGCGAAGCCCGGGCATTACATGAACCTGTTGCTTCGCCCCGATGCTTGA
- the mog gene encoding molybdopterin adenylyltransferase gives MSAVYEPVRVGVVSISDRASTGVYEDKGLPALQDWLGRAIKNPITWVPRLIADERSLIADTLRALVDDEGCHLVLTTGGTGPAPRDVTPEATRDVADREMPGFGEQMRQISLRFVPTAILSRQTAVIRKQALILNLPGQPKSIAETLEGLRDAEGRNIVPGIFAAVPYCIDLLGGPYLETDDRVCEAFRPKSARRVVST, from the coding sequence ATGAGCGCTGTCTACGAGCCGGTGCGCGTTGGTGTGGTCTCCATCAGCGATCGTGCCAGCACTGGGGTGTACGAAGACAAAGGGCTGCCGGCGTTGCAAGATTGGCTGGGGCGCGCCATCAAGAATCCCATCACCTGGGTGCCGCGGTTGATTGCCGACGAGCGCTCACTGATCGCCGACACCTTGCGCGCGTTGGTGGATGACGAGGGGTGCCATTTGGTGTTGACCACCGGTGGCACGGGCCCGGCCCCCCGCGATGTGACGCCCGAGGCCACGCGGGATGTGGCCGACCGGGAAATGCCGGGTTTCGGCGAGCAGATGCGCCAGATCAGCCTGCGGTTTGTGCCCACGGCGATCTTGTCGAGGCAAACGGCGGTCATTCGCAAACAAGCCCTGATCCTCAACCTGCCGGGTCAACCCAAGTCGATCGCAGAGACATTGGAAGGGCTGCGGGATGCCGAAGGGCGCAACATCGTGCCCGGGATTTTCGCGGCGGTGCCTTATTGCATTGACTTGCTCGGCGGCCCCTATCTGGAAACCGATGACCGGGTGTGTGAGGCGTTCCGGCCAAAGTCGGCGCGCCGTGTCGTGAGCACGTGA
- a CDS encoding inositol monophosphatase family protein: MSQTLHPMLNIAIKAARAAGAIINRASLDVERLTVTAKSHNDFVTEVDQAAEDTIIATILEAYPGHGILAEESGRSHGAKNSEYVWIIDPLDGTTNFIHGFPVYAVSIALAFRGQLQQAVVYDPTRNDLFYASKGKGAYLNDRRIRVSKRTRMLECLIGTGFPFRKGDNFQRYLKMFEEVMVQCAGVRRPGAASLDLCYVAAGYYDGFFETGLSPWDVAAGALIITEAGGLVGNFTGEPDFLYQREVVAGNPRIYGQLVKTLAPYTRVIADEPAADADLAAGDDGASASSSSSRRRLSARPSAGTDSNTMDERGQDAPF; the protein is encoded by the coding sequence ATGTCTCAAACCCTGCATCCCATGCTCAACATCGCCATCAAGGCGGCCCGCGCCGCTGGGGCGATCATCAACCGGGCCTCGCTTGACGTCGAGCGCCTGACCGTGACGGCCAAGTCTCACAACGACTTCGTGACCGAGGTGGACCAGGCGGCAGAGGACACCATCATCGCCACCATCCTGGAAGCCTATCCGGGTCACGGCATCCTGGCTGAAGAGTCGGGTCGCAGCCATGGTGCCAAGAACAGCGAGTACGTCTGGATCATTGATCCGCTCGACGGCACCACCAATTTCATCCATGGGTTTCCGGTGTACGCCGTGTCGATTGCGCTGGCATTTCGCGGGCAATTGCAGCAGGCGGTGGTGTACGACCCCACACGCAATGACCTGTTTTATGCCTCCAAGGGCAAGGGCGCTTACCTCAACGATCGACGCATCCGCGTGTCAAAGCGCACGCGCATGCTTGAATGCCTGATTGGCACGGGCTTCCCATTCCGCAAGGGCGACAATTTTCAGCGTTACCTGAAGATGTTCGAGGAAGTGATGGTGCAGTGTGCTGGCGTGCGCCGCCCGGGCGCCGCCTCTTTGGACCTGTGCTACGTGGCGGCAGGCTATTACGATGGGTTTTTCGAGACGGGTCTGAGCCCGTGGGATGTCGCCGCGGGTGCGCTGATCATCACCGAGGCCGGTGGCCTGGTGGGCAACTTCACGGGTGAGCCTGACTTTTTGTATCAACGTGAAGTCGTGGCGGGCAACCCGCGCATTTACGGCCAACTGGTCAAGACGCTGGCGCCTTACACCCGTGTGATTGCCGATGAGCCGGCCGCCGATGCGGATCTGGCCGCTGGTGACGACGGTGCTTCTGCATCCTCGTCCTCATCGCGTCGTCGGCTCAGTGCCCGTCCCAGCGCAGGCACCGACAGCAACACGATGGATGAGCGCGGTCAAGACGCACCGTTCTGA
- a CDS encoding RNA methyltransferase: MQPTPHAGTSSVRPPDPTRFILIGTSHPGNVGAVARAMKVMGFHDLVLVQPRFHDVLVHEEAIAMASGAADILVRARIVNSLSEALEGVTQAVATAMTPRDFGPPTLQPRDGLAALARGPEGHRLGFVFGSERHGMANEDVYQCHAVLSIPTAPDYGSLNLAQAVQVVAYEWRQALGGFEVVSRTPNPALADGAAVQGVLNHWAQVLEATGFLDPQTPKKLLPRLHQLLNRAALRVEEVHILRGMAKSILDHGKDRG, translated from the coding sequence ATGCAACCCACCCCACACGCCGGCACCTCATCTGTTCGACCGCCCGACCCCACCCGCTTCATCCTGATCGGCACCAGCCACCCGGGCAATGTGGGTGCGGTGGCACGGGCCATGAAAGTCATGGGATTTCATGACCTGGTCCTGGTGCAGCCGCGCTTCCACGATGTGCTGGTGCACGAAGAGGCCATTGCCATGGCCAGCGGCGCGGCCGACATCCTGGTTCGGGCACGCATCGTCAACTCGCTGTCGGAGGCGCTGGAGGGCGTCACACAAGCGGTCGCCACCGCCATGACGCCCCGCGACTTCGGTCCGCCCACCCTTCAGCCCCGCGACGGACTGGCGGCCTTGGCGCGCGGCCCCGAAGGCCATCGGCTTGGCTTCGTGTTCGGCAGCGAACGCCACGGCATGGCCAATGAGGACGTGTACCAATGTCACGCGGTGCTCAGCATCCCGACGGCGCCAGACTATGGATCATTGAACCTGGCCCAGGCGGTGCAGGTGGTGGCTTATGAATGGCGTCAGGCGCTGGGTGGGTTTGAGGTGGTGTCCCGAACACCCAACCCCGCCTTGGCCGATGGCGCGGCCGTGCAAGGGGTGCTGAACCATTGGGCGCAAGTCCTGGAGGCCACCGGGTTCCTGGACCCGCAGACACCCAAGAAGCTGCTGCCCAGGCTTCACCAACTGCTCAACCGCGCCGCCCTGCGTGTCGAAGAGGTGCACATCCTCAGGGGCATGGCGAAATCCATTCTTGACCATGGCAAGGACCGGGGCTGA